A genomic segment from Triticum dicoccoides isolate Atlit2015 ecotype Zavitan chromosome 1A, WEW_v2.0, whole genome shotgun sequence encodes:
- the LOC119276270 gene encoding uncharacterized protein LOC119276270 isoform X2 produces MCSTCRVPPLHDRNKPDGSAGATPLGLVQQCKRGLEPRALPQPPSHSGNRNRSVMEDPSNSIWAATPSARDMEEPSNHHARWILSSKSASPQRSRESEERREYIYRAEELPDWRSTDLCANS; encoded by the exons ATGTGTAGCACCTGTCGCGTGCCTCCCCTCCACGATCGAAATAAGCCCGACGGCAGCGCGGGTGCTACTCCCCTGGGGCTTGTCCAGCAGTGCAAGCGTGGGCTCGAGCCTCGCGCTCTGCCCCAGCCTCCCAGCCACTCCGGCAATCG GAATCGGAGCGTCATGGAGGATCCATCCAACTCGATCTGGGCGGCAACTCCCAGTGCCAGAGACATGGAGGAACCATCCAACCACCATGCCCGATGGATCCTCAGCAGCAAGTCCGCATCCCCGCAGAGATCTCGTGAATCCGAG gaacggagggagtatatttatcGAGCCGAGGAGCTACCTGACTGGAGATCGACAGATTTGTGTGCTAACAGCTAA
- the LOC119276270 gene encoding uncharacterized protein LOC119276270 isoform X1 — protein sequence MVCIALLWAFLLFPCVAPVACLPSTIEISPTAARVLLPWGLSSSASVGSSLALCPSLPATPAIGIGASWRIHPTRSGRQLPVPETWRNHPTTMPDGSSAASPHPRRDLVNPRNEAPFQSKYHCSSRHVNHAERGTEGVYLSSRGAT from the exons ATGGTTTGCATCGCACTCCTTTGGGCGTTCCTCCTCTTTCCATGTGTAGCACCTGTCGCGTGCCTCCCCTCCACGATCGAAATAAGCCCGACGGCAGCGCGGGTGCTACTCCCCTGGGGCTTGTCCAGCAGTGCAAGCGTGGGCTCGAGCCTCGCGCTCTGCCCCAGCCTCCCAGCCACTCCGGCAATCG GAATCGGAGCGTCATGGAGGATCCATCCAACTCGATCTGGGCGGCAACTCCCAGTGCCAGAGACATGGAGGAACCATCCAACCACCATGCCCGATGGATCCTCAGCAGCAAGTCCGCATCCCCGCAGAGATCTCGTGAATCCGAG AAACGAAGCTCCTTTCCAGAGCAAATATCACTGCTCATCCCGCCATGTCAACCATGCTGAACGAG gaacggagggagtatatttatcGAGCCGAGGAGCTACCTGA